A region from the Benincasa hispida cultivar B227 chromosome 12, ASM972705v1, whole genome shotgun sequence genome encodes:
- the LOC120092885 gene encoding uncharacterized protein LOC120092885, which produces MENSQPQHSSIPPPPGYLSPPSSMTPPSDHRHSLVAGRFRDALFSAVAAKYSTNGSAHSFPFHSEQFKSVVDCRIHENFPSFQTPTHLPYASMIQRAIAEGGDEDGLSEESISEFIVNEYEDLPWAHPAFLRRHLGKLCESGELVKSNCGRYNFKVEGTGVKRKKRRRKSAGRNRRRELESADEIEEDFDRKKRSKKLMIIGPREEEVVTSKGTEEQSDLLREVIVGAVDVDHAQGGQVVLDELQEIQEDEMIDKKHGEKIKRNYGPKDFYGKKQSPKLVIIGLPAPVAINEIEKQSGSLGEEVQEAEDGEQSKGGQIQVHGEVNEVQADVMIHQPCEKEVKSRDCVQDFDEEKQSQNVAAGNLGAQEALTMTRNGEKCGSLREEIDGAKERVLDQDRQVIRIYKLKEVRKVGMINDHHEVEVNSRDGIEDFGGTKQSQDLVVVGLHTKEALTTKGTEDQCSSLRKKVDGAEGNHAQAGQTEALGKFKEVLEVEMIDKHHEEERQGEMMEEPIERPSMGSNEETWPGEEAILEFFDATSNHSNGEENGVIGDAEGCKKLQEENENLEFFDARSDHDCDAVNEIIGAQSSKEMVLGEVSNRQNRLEEERPSKVSDNQTGIRKGREAEDPQLSKEHPQVRWPSEITGTPPKHSEQEMSRTFEADKNENSDALLPADIISGPSHPWGHHHGRGRPRNLKVQETLATSLFTSAQDCDPDMGDGTHHIDQQRLKLPRGRGRGRGRPRIVRQDQISVSEMFSPSKHWHHQQSPGKRCGRPPKQKFNEDTGSKGISTSLENEQQEHEGCGRGRGTGRPSRQRKKEKGSFDNQ; this is translated from the exons ATGGAGAACTCCCAACCCCAACACTCTTCTATTCCACCGCCGCCGGGATATCTCTCGCCTCCCTCTTCTATGACACCGCCTTCCGATCACCGACATTCACTCGTAGCCGGAAGGTTCAGAGACGCCCTCTTCTCCGCCGTCGCCGCCAAATATTCGACCAATGGTAGCGCCCACTCTTTTCCCTTCCACTCCGAGCAGTTCAAGTCCGTTGTCGATTGCCGCATTCATGAGAATTTTCCCTCCTTCCAAACTCCTACCCATCTTCCCTATGCCTCG ATGATACAGAGGGCAATAGCCGAAGGCGGAGATGAAGATGGGTTGAGTGAGGAGTCAATATCAGAGTTTATCGTGAATGAGTATGAGGACTTGCCATGGGCGCACCCGGCCTTTTTGCGTCGCCATTTGGGGAAGCTCTGTGAAAGTGGGGAGCTAGTAAAATCGAACTGTGGGAGGTATAACTTTAAGGTGGAGGGTACGGGAGTAAAGAGGAAGAAGCGGAGGAGGAAGTCGGCAGGAAGGAATCGACGCCGAGAATTGGAGAGTGCTGATGAGATAGAAGAGGATTTTGATAGGAAAAAGCGATCAAAGAAACTGATGATCATAGGACCCCGTGAGGAGGAGGTGGTAACAAGTAAAGGGACTGAAGAACAAAGTGATTTGTTGAGAGAAGTAATTGTCGGGGCTGTAGATGTAGATCATGCTCAAGGAGGCCAAGTTGTGCTGGATGAACTTCAAGAAATTCAAGAAGATGAAATGATTGACAAGAAGCATGGAGAGAAAATCAAGCGTAACTATGGGCCTAAAGATTTTTATGGGAAAAAGCAATCACCAAAATTGGTGATTATTGGTCTTCCTGCGCCGGTAGCTATTAATGAGATTGAGAAACAAAGTGGTTCATTGGGGGAAGAAGTTCAAGAAGCTGAAGATGGAGAACAATCGAAAGGAGGCCAAATTCAAGTGCATGGTGAAGTTAATGAAGTTCAAGCTGATGTAATGATTCATCAACCTTGTGAAAAGGAAGTCAAGAGTAGAGATTGTGTTCAAGATTTTGATGAGGAAAAGCAGTCACAGAATGTGGCGGCTGGAAATCTTGGTGCACAGGAGGCACTGACGATGACAAGGAATGGAGAAAAATGTGGTTCATTGAGAGAGGAAATTGATGGAGCCAAAGAAAGAGTTCTTGACCAAGACAGGCAAGTTATAAGGATATATAAACTTAAAGAAGTTAGAAAAGTTGGAATGATTAATGATCATCACGAAGTGGAAGTTAATAGTAGAGATGGGATTGAAGATTTTGGTGGGACAAAACAATCACAGGATCTAGTGGTTGTTGGACTTCATACAAAAGAGGCACTAACGACTAAAGGGACTGAAGACCAATGTAGTTCATTAAGAAAAAAAGTCGATGGGGCTGAAGGAAACCATGCACAAGCTGGCCAAACTGAAGCGCTAGGTAAATTCAAAGAAGTTCTTGAAGTTGAAATGATTGACAAGCATCATGAAGAGGAAAGGCAAGGAGAAATGATGGAAGAACCAATAGAG AGACCATCCATGGGATCAAACGAAGAAACGTGGCCTGGTGAAGAAGCCATTTTGGAGTTCTTTGATGCTACCTCTAACCATAGCAATGGTGAAGAAAATGGAGTTATTGGTGATGCTGAAGGTTGCAAGAAGTTACAagaggaaaatgaaaatttggagtTCTTTGATGCAAGGTCTGATCATGACTGCGATGCAGTGAATGAAATAATTGGCGCTCAATCTTCGAAGGAGATGGTACTAGGTGAAGTTAGCAATAGACAAAATAGACTGGAAGAAGAACGACCATCCAAGGTGAGTGATAATCAAACTGGAATAAGGAAGGGCCGTGAGGCTGAGGACCCTCAACTATCCAAGGAGCATCCTCAAGTTAGATGGCCGTCTGAAATAACTGGAACTCCTCCGAAGCATTCAGAGCAAGAGATGTCTAGGACTTTTGAGGCagacaaaaatgaaaattccGATGCATTATTGCCTGCAGATATTATTAGTGGTCCGAGTCATCCTTGGGGGCATCATCATGGTCGAGGGAGGCCTCGGAACTTGAAAGTTCAAGAAACTTTGGCAACTTCATTATTTACATCTGCTCAAGACTGTGACCCAGATATGGGCGATGGCACTCATCATATTGATCAGCAACGACTCAAGCTGCCAAGAGGTAGGGGGAGAGGTCGGGGACGGCCTCGAATAGTTAGACAAGACCAGATTTCAGTGTCAGAGATGTTCTCACCTTCCAAGCATTGGCATCACCAGCAATCTCCTGGAAAGAGATGTGGGAGACCTCCGaaacaaaaatttaatgaaGATACTGGATCGAAGGGCATCTCGACTTCTTTAGAGAATGAACAGCAAGAACATGAGGGTTGTGGACGTGGCCGTGGCACTGGAAGACCTTCGagacaaagaaagaaagaaaagggatCATTTGATAATCAGTAA